From a single Stomoxys calcitrans chromosome 4, idStoCalc2.1, whole genome shotgun sequence genomic region:
- the LOC106090553 gene encoding pyridoxal-dependent decarboxylase domain-containing protein 1 has product MSGASDDDKKEAINEIAASSIRSGLAELELKTSQVLQRLENVKAVPMDASPTAPTMDVLQNLTLNTDGNGPQQTNAASTVPLTATANLLQQLHGTRKPPSEILKSLEILIAYTDSEEEPEFPLPALDDVSHLALISHSIVAYLSHLDRKQLVRVTGSIAGDTTHWLGTLFRFMDPSSSFHNDNADAILRVVRLAIVSRCPGYLEGGIPALAQPCLYISENTTPLRLQYACRQLGIPLDAIRLIPANTTFGTMDLSVLQRQIQIDLSSNRTPLLVIADVGASLCGYVDNLVRMHEICKTNNLWLHATGHGLAALVCSQGPGVISSLVDSITLSLGSWLGIPSLPIVLLHRQLHNSALNTFDQDPILSRRLNSLALWTSLQAMGRDAISERIHVAFQTCSILFEMASECEGIKVLSRPPGAQSGKSLSDVINKPLDVNLLFETAAPVVVFQFDGSVTVTTNSPPDNDNSRTSDTVKSLEKVSNASYFDRLNSWLGQILQRDCPNFDFEIIEHATHGTCIRYCPLELSLGEQPPTAENLENLAQSLETHVDILRATIKHKATFMHLVEKSEVLRLVNLPEWAGMGGVRFVPDGWESLLTDQAKTELNKLNADLVESLKATDNAFSLGEGPDGLICVRFGMVTHETDVDELLDLVVSVGRNVQENSRVLDTMSEIVKRGIEAATADLQRESDEKLWQEGILRHVPVVGRVVNWWSPPSKENGIKGRSLNLTQGVVESTENIYKYHMQMSNTHTQLPANKSPPTPMVQTPVINPTMNAVPPVFPGTPGTNNHSPSLNEEAAPMTTPSPTKGSPTKSVAAPTAAETVTEGTTHETVNVAAAAAAAEHNRTVSQTSSVASSVPELVAINNSAINTSDTTNANSIS; this is encoded by the exons ATGTCCGGTGCAAGTGATGATGATAAGAAAGAAGCCATAAATGAAATAGCAGCTTCAAGC ATTCGTTCTGGCTTAGCCGAATTGGAGCTAAAAACATCACAAGTGCTGCAACGTTTGGAAAATGTCAAAGCTGTACCCATGGATGCTAGCCCCACGGCGCCAACtatggatgtgttgcaaaatttaacaCTGAATACCGATGGTAATGGCCCACAACAAACCAATGCTGCCAGTACGGTTCCTTTAACAGCCACAGCAAATTTGCTGCAACAACTTCATGGCACACGAAAACCTCCATCGGAAATTCTTAAATCCTTAGAGATACTTATAGCCTATACCGATTCGGAGGAGGAGCCCGAATTCCCTTTGCCCGCTCTGGATGATGTTTCACATTTGGCCCTGATATCTCATAGCATAGTGGCCTATTTGTCACATTTGGATCGTAAACAATTGGTGCGAGTTACGGGCAGTATCGCTGGCGATACCACACACTGGCTGGGCACCTTGTTTCGTTTCATGGATCCGTCCAGTAGTTTTCACAATGACAATGCCGATGCAATTCTGCGTGTTGTGCGGCTGGCTATAGTCTCACGTTGTCCTGGCTACTTAGAAGGTGGTATACCAGCCTTGGCGCAGCCCTGTTTGTATATATCGGAGAATACAACGCCCTTGCGTTTACAATATGCCTGTAGGCAATTGGGCATACCATTGGATGCGATACGTCTCATACCGGCAAATACCACATTTGGCACCATGGATTTATCGGTGTTGCAAAGGCAAATACAAATCGATTTATCCTCGAATCGTACACCCCTTTTGGTGATTGCTGACGTGGGAGCCTCTCTGTGTGGTTATGTGGATAATCTGGTGCGCATGCATGAAATCTGTAAGACGAATAATCTTTGGCTGCATGCCACCGGTCATGGATTGGCAGCGTTGGTGTGCTCTCAAGGACCAGGTGTG ATAAGTTCATTGGTGGATTCGATTACATTATCCTTGGGCAGTTGGTTGGGTATACCCAGTTTACCGATTGTG CTCTTGCATCGCCAGCTACACAATTCTGCCTTGAATACCTTTGATCAGGATCCCATACTGTCGCGGCGTCTCAATTCCTTGGCCTTGTGGACCAGCTTACAGGCTATGGGTCGTGATGCTATCTCGGAACGCATACATGTAGCTTTTCAGACATGCAGTATACTCTTTGAAATGGCCTCGGAGTGTGAAGGCATTAAAGTTTTG agcCGTCCTCCGGGTGCCCAGTCCGGAAAATCTTTATCGGACGTAATTAATAAACCCTTGGATGTTAAT TTGCTTTTTGAAACCGCTGCCCCTGTTGTGGTGTTTCAGTTTGATGGCAGCGTTACTGTAACCACAAACTCCCCCCCTGACAATGATAACAGCCGTACTTCGGATACTGTTAAGTCTTTGGAGAAGGTTAGCAATGCCTCCTATTTTGATCGCTTGAATTCTTGGCTAGGACAGATTTTACAAAGGGATTGCCCAAAT TTCGATTTCGAAATCATTGAGCATGCCACTCATGGAACTTGTATACGCTATTGTCCCTTGGAGTTGAGCTTGGGTGAACAGCCACCCACTGCGGAAAATCtagaaaatttggcacaaagtttaGAAACTCATGTGGATATCTTAAGGGCCACCATCAAGCACAAAGCCACGTTTATGCATTTGGTAGAGAAAAGTGAGGTATTACGTTTGGTTAATCTACCCGAATGGGCTGGCATGGGTGGTGTACGTTTTGTACCCGATGGCTGGGAGTCATTACTAACCGATCAAGCCAAGACGGAACTGAATAAACTGAATGCCGATTTGGTAGAGTCTCTAAAGGCCACCGATAATGCCTTCTCATTGGGCGAGGGTCCGGATGGTCTGatttgtgtacgttttggcatggTAACACATGAAACCGATGTGGATGAATTATTGGATTTGGTGGTATCGGTGGGTAGAAATGTCCAAGAGAATTCTAGAGTTTTGGATACCATGTCGGAGATAGTCAAAAGG GGCATTGAGGCTGCTACTGCTGATTTACAGCGCGAAAGTGATGAGAAACTCTGGCAAGAAGGTATACTGCGCCATGTACCCGTGGTGGGACGTGTTGTTAACTGGTGGTCTCCACCATCTAAAGAGAATGGCATCAAAGGACGCAGTTTGAACTTAACACAGGGTGTAGTGGAATCCACTGAAAACATATACAA ATATCACATGCAAATGTCTAATACCCACACTCAATTGCCTGCTAACAAGTCACCTCCCACGCCCATGGTGCAGACACCCGTTATAAATCCAACAATGAATGCAGTGCCTCCAGTATTTCCTGGTACTCCTGGGACCAACAATCATAGCCCCTCATTAAACGAAGAAGCTGCCCCAATGACAACACCTTCGCCCACCAAGGGTAGCCCAACCAAATCAGTAGCAGCGCCAACGGCAGCGGAAACAGTCACCGAGGGAACAACACATGAAACTGTCAATGTCGCCGCGGCCGCCGCCGCTGCCGAACACAATCGTACAGTGAGCCAAACCAGCAGTGTGGCTTCTTCAGTCCCCGAATTGGTAGCAATAAATAATAGTGCAATTAATACTAGTGATACGACAAATGCAAATAGTATCTCATAA